The following proteins come from a genomic window of Chloracidobacterium sp.:
- a CDS encoding NAD-dependent malic enzyme, producing the protein MSNIQTPNASYSMTLRVRIHNKPGKLGEITTAIGRAGGDIEGIDIVSAGKDFLIRDITVNAASESHDKEIIAAVGAIDGVEVINVSDRTFLMHLGGKIEMVSKAPLKTRSDLSMAYTPGVARVCEAIHEDPEKVFNLTIKKNTVAVVSDGTAVLGLGDIGPAAAMPVMEGKCQLFKEFGGVDAFPICLNTKDPHEIVQTIKNIAVGFGGINLEDISAPRCFEIEQRLKEELDIPVFHDDQHGTAVVVLAALINALKITGKEMKDIKLVVNGIGAAGVACSKIVMAAGVTNIIGCDTTGAIYKGRKENMNWVKDWYARNTNPKGEHGTIHDVIKDADVFFGLSAPGVIDENDLAKMANDPIVFAMANPTPEIMPEDAAGHVAVMATGRSDYPNQINNVLCFPGIFRGALNCRASRINEAMKLAAANAIAGIIGPEELHPDYIIPSVFDRRVGEAVASAVEAAAYETGVARRERATSDSEFATAVI; encoded by the coding sequence ATGTCAAATATTCAAACTCCGAATGCAAGTTACAGCATGACGCTGCGCGTTCGGATCCATAACAAGCCGGGAAAACTAGGTGAAATAACTACTGCGATCGGACGTGCCGGCGGCGACATCGAGGGTATCGATATCGTTAGCGCCGGCAAGGACTTTTTGATCCGGGACATTACGGTCAATGCCGCGAGCGAATCTCACGACAAAGAGATCATTGCCGCGGTCGGGGCGATCGATGGTGTCGAAGTGATAAACGTCAGCGACCGGACCTTTCTGATGCACCTCGGCGGCAAGATCGAAATGGTCTCGAAAGCTCCGCTCAAAACAAGGTCCGACCTCTCTATGGCATACACGCCGGGTGTCGCGCGAGTTTGCGAAGCGATCCATGAGGACCCGGAAAAGGTATTTAATCTGACGATCAAAAAGAATACGGTCGCGGTCGTATCAGACGGTACCGCCGTACTCGGGCTTGGCGACATCGGGCCCGCGGCGGCGATGCCCGTGATGGAGGGCAAGTGTCAGCTCTTCAAGGAATTTGGCGGAGTTGATGCTTTCCCGATCTGCCTTAACACGAAAGACCCGCACGAAATAGTCCAGACGATAAAGAACATTGCTGTCGGATTCGGCGGGATCAATCTGGAAGATATCTCGGCTCCGCGGTGCTTTGAGATCGAACAGCGGCTCAAAGAAGAACTTGATATTCCGGTATTTCACGATGACCAGCACGGAACGGCCGTCGTCGTTCTTGCGGCCCTGATCAATGCCCTCAAGATCACCGGCAAGGAAATGAAAGACATCAAGTTGGTGGTCAACGGCATCGGAGCTGCTGGGGTAGCATGCTCGAAGATCGTGATGGCCGCCGGCGTTACCAACATAATCGGGTGTGATACGACCGGAGCGATATACAAAGGCCGCAAGGAGAATATGAACTGGGTGAAAGATTGGTACGCCCGTAACACCAATCCGAAAGGTGAACATGGTACGATCCACGACGTCATCAAGGACGCCGACGTCTTTTTTGGCCTGTCGGCGCCCGGTGTTATTGACGAGAACGACCTGGCCAAAATGGCAAATGACCCGATCGTGTTCGCAATGGCAAACCCGACACCGGAAATAATGCCTGAGGATGCCGCCGGCCACGTCGCCGTCATGGCGACCGGAAGATCTGATTATCCCAACCAGATAAATAACGTTCTCTGCTTTCCGGGAATCTTTCGCGGGGCCTTGAACTGCCGCGCGTCGCGAATTAACGAAGCTATGAAACTCGCGGCTGCCAACGCGATAGCTGGCATTATCGGCCCCGAGGAGCTTCACCCCGACTACATCATTCCGTCGGTCTTCGACCGCCGGGTCGGCGAAGCGGTCGCGTCTGCGGTGGAAGCGGCCGCATACGAAACAGGCGTCGCGAGGCGCGAGCGGGCGACATCCGATAGTGAATTCGCGACCGCAGTTATTTGA
- a CDS encoding hemolysin III family protein has protein sequence MIAKQLEKMTVEEVANSLTHGFGLILSVAGFLFLVSLAIVKGDGWHIAASVVYGASLVILYAASTIYHATTSPELKHRLQLIDHCCIYLLIAGSYTPFLMIVLGGSFGMGMLAFVWAFALFGISMKVMFWGRFNLVGVASYLIMGWIGVLAIQPLYSALGLEALVLVVAGGVSYSLGVIFFGWKSIKHHHAIFHVFVLAGSILHFAAISMYVLR, from the coding sequence ATGATAGCCAAACAGCTCGAAAAAATGACCGTCGAAGAGGTAGCCAATTCCCTCACCCATGGCTTTGGGCTGATCTTGAGCGTTGCTGGCTTCTTATTTCTCGTCTCGCTTGCGATCGTCAAAGGTGATGGTTGGCATATAGCAGCTAGTGTGGTTTACGGAGCATCGCTAGTTATCCTTTATGCGGCGTCGACCATATATCATGCGACGACCTCGCCCGAATTGAAACACCGCCTTCAGCTGATCGATCACTGCTGCATTTATTTGCTCATTGCAGGAAGTTATACGCCGTTTCTGATGATCGTGCTTGGCGGTTCGTTCGGAATGGGAATGCTTGCATTCGTTTGGGCCTTTGCTCTTTTCGGCATCTCGATGAAGGTCATGTTTTGGGGCCGCTTCAATTTGGTCGGCGTGGCATCGTACCTGATCATGGGCTGGATCGGTGTACTGGCGATACAGCCGTTATACTCCGCACTCGGGCTCGAAGCCCTTGTGCTCGTGGTTGCCGGCGGCGTCAGCTATTCGCTTGGCGTTATCTTTTTTGGCTGGAAAAGCATAAAGCATCATCACGCGATCTTCCACGTCTTCGTACTCGCGGGCAGTATCCTGCATTTTGCTGCGATCTCGATGTACGTGCTGAGATAG
- a CDS encoding CSLREA domain-containing protein has protein sequence MSRISSVCIRFFAVVSIFAAAASAATFTVNKTADTNDGACNEDCSLREAVAAANSSPEADTIVFDASVFAGPQTITFALGEIIVVNSGGLRIIGPGAIKLTLDGNSTSRMISNSAASVLTISGLTFTRGNGVGATNSNSGGALMNNAGTVSVFNSVFANNVTTGTAGAIRNSGAGSILNVVNCHFFNNTAGSSAGAIQNFATSVLNVSNSSFVGNTSSGATGGGAMQVNGTANISTSTFSGNNSPGGAGGGLSVNGTLININNVTMVGNTATTQGGGLHRGSTNVNFFIRNSIIAGNNGIATSPDVTNSAGGLASQGNNLIGNVGTSTGWVMSDLQNQNPLVGPLGSNGGLGRTHALLAGSPAIGAGNPCVIDLSCGTNNPATPIVIDQRGQGFDDSVEIGAYTINAETPAFLPNAQPGIPYSYQLTGANTGFTFLTGGTLPPGIDLTTNGAVTSLAGDPTTPGVYFFTIATASASQPTQFVVQPYVISVQTDRNQVGVNVRITYNGGPPRTRFPAFLSGLDGTSYPSMTSTFGNLNFENVIPGSLYSIQITSKELGTLTGGFIAEGTFTIPDIEIGGQPMRTRTQTKR, from the coding sequence ATGTCGAGAATTTCATCGGTTTGTATTCGTTTCTTTGCAGTTGTTTCGATCTTTGCCGCTGCTGCCAGTGCAGCGACCTTTACCGTAAACAAGACGGCTGACACCAACGATGGTGCTTGTAACGAAGACTGCTCGCTGCGCGAGGCGGTCGCTGCCGCGAATTCGTCGCCTGAAGCGGACACTATCGTGTTCGACGCGAGTGTATTCGCCGGCCCGCAAACGATCACTTTCGCTCTTGGCGAGATAATTGTCGTCAACAGCGGAGGGCTTCGGATAATCGGGCCGGGAGCGATAAAACTCACACTTGATGGAAATAGTACGAGCAGGATGATCTCGAACAGCGCGGCATCGGTACTCACGATCAGCGGGCTCACGTTCACCCGCGGGAATGGCGTCGGGGCAACAAACAGTAATTCGGGCGGTGCCCTGATGAACAACGCCGGAACCGTTTCAGTATTCAATTCGGTTTTTGCGAATAACGTCACGACAGGGACGGCCGGAGCGATCCGCAATTCCGGAGCCGGAAGTATCCTGAATGTCGTCAACTGTCATTTCTTCAATAATACCGCAGGCTCATCTGCCGGAGCGATCCAGAACTTTGCGACAAGCGTGCTTAACGTTTCGAATTCGAGTTTCGTCGGGAATACAAGCAGCGGTGCGACCGGCGGCGGCGCAATGCAGGTCAATGGGACCGCCAATATTTCGACCTCGACGTTCAGCGGCAACAATTCGCCCGGCGGTGCCGGAGGCGGCCTGTCGGTCAACGGTACTCTCATAAACATCAACAACGTGACGATGGTCGGGAACACGGCGACCACTCAGGGAGGTGGGCTCCATCGAGGATCGACCAATGTGAATTTCTTTATCCGAAACTCGATAATTGCCGGCAATAACGGTATTGCGACATCGCCGGATGTCACGAATTCAGCCGGCGGCCTCGCATCACAGGGCAATAATCTCATCGGCAACGTCGGGACCAGCACGGGATGGGTAATGTCCGATCTGCAGAATCAGAATCCGCTCGTTGGGCCGCTCGGTTCTAACGGCGGACTTGGCCGGACCCATGCGCTGCTTGCCGGTTCGCCCGCGATCGGTGCGGGCAACCCATGTGTCATCGACCTTTCGTGCGGAACGAACAATCCGGCGACGCCGATCGTGATCGATCAGCGCGGACAGGGATTTGACGATTCGGTCGAGATCGGTGCATATACGATCAATGCCGAGACGCCGGCGTTTCTGCCGAATGCCCAGCCCGGCATTCCGTACAGTTATCAACTCACCGGCGCAAACACGGGCTTCACATTTCTGACCGGCGGGACCCTGCCGCCCGGGATCGACCTGACCACCAACGGTGCGGTGACGTCTTTGGCAGGCGATCCGACCACGCCCGGCGTTTATTTCTTTACGATCGCCACGGCTTCGGCAAGCCAGCCCACGCAGTTCGTTGTTCAGCCTTATGTGATCTCGGTTCAGACCGACCGGAATCAGGTCGGTGTCAATGTTCGAATTACATATAACGGCGGGCCGCCCCGGACGCGTTTCCCTGCTTTTCTGAGCGGTCTAGACGGCACCTCCTATCCTTCGATGACTTCAACATTTGGAAATTTGAATTTTGAGAACGTGATTCCGGGAAGTCTTTATTCGATCCAGATAACGAGTAAAGAACTCGGCACGCTTACCGGCGGCTTTATTGCGGAAGGTACGTTTACGATCCCTGATATCGAGATCGGCGGGCAGCCAATGAGAACCCGGACGCAGACTAAACGTTAA
- a CDS encoding response regulator transcription factor, with the protein MKILLVEDEKGLIITLTDRLRSEGYKVTSAPDGIAGFELGSTGEFDLIVLDVMLPKKNGYDVCRDLRQKGITTPILMLTAKGETIDKVLGLKLGADDYLTKPFEVIELLARIEALLRRSSSTNGSTQDVYRFGDIAVDFKRAEVTKHASPIELSAMEFKLLQFLIENRGNVHSRDHLLDEVWGYDAMPSTRTVDVHIAWLRQKLEENPKHPRYIQTVHGLGYKFSA; encoded by the coding sequence ATGAAGATCCTGCTCGTCGAAGACGAAAAAGGCCTGATAATCACATTGACCGACCGTCTTCGAAGCGAAGGCTACAAGGTCACGAGCGCCCCTGACGGCATTGCGGGCTTCGAACTCGGCTCTACGGGAGAGTTTGACCTGATCGTACTTGACGTCATGCTGCCTAAAAAGAACGGCTACGACGTCTGTCGGGACCTTAGACAAAAAGGCATAACGACTCCCATATTGATGCTCACGGCTAAAGGCGAGACGATCGATAAAGTGCTCGGGCTGAAACTCGGGGCGGACGATTACCTTACAAAGCCATTTGAAGTGATCGAACTTCTCGCGCGCATCGAGGCCTTGCTTAGGCGCTCGTCATCTACTAACGGCTCGACGCAAGACGTGTATCGATTCGGCGATATCGCGGTGGACTTCAAGCGGGCTGAGGTTACGAAACACGCATCGCCGATCGAACTCTCAGCGATGGAGTTCAAACTGCTGCAGTTCTTGATCGAGAACCGAGGCAATGTCCATTCGCGCGATCATCTGCTCGATGAGGTTTGGGGTTACGATGCGATGCCATCGACTCGGACGGTCGACGTCCACATCGCATGGCTTCGTCAAAAGCTTGAAGAAAACCCTAAACACCCGCGTTACATCCAAACGGTACACGGCCTCGGCTACAAATTCTCTGCTTAA